The following are encoded together in the Osmia lignaria lignaria isolate PbOS001 chromosome 13, iyOsmLign1, whole genome shotgun sequence genome:
- the LOC117602076 gene encoding putative multidrug resistance-associated protein lethal(2)03659 isoform X1, whose product MDGKIKVERKKNPREGANPLSILTFAFTLPTFWVGCRKDLEINDLYRPLKEHTSSHVGKKISKLWEKEYSAYEKQKLLNEEKANSDNKYDVKKLKEPSLVKVLLKCFGGQLALYGIILAVLEIFFRVMQPIFLSRLLQYFSNNSETKDNAYLYAGGVILCSGALIFVMHPYMMGVLHTGMKMRVACCTLIYRKALRLSRTALGETTVGQAVNLLSNDVNRFDVAIIHLHYLWIGPLETLVITYFMYNEVEIPALLGVSVLLMFIPLQGYLGKRSSVLRLKTAIRTDERVRLTNEIISGIQAIKMYTWEKPFSDLVERARRREISVIGAMSLIRGIIMSFIMFTTRMALFITIIAYILYGRKITAEKVFMLQAYYNILRQTMTVYFPQGITQMAELMVSIRRLQRFMLHEEMDIKKEKNEDYNETSKDEEKNKNDVNSVDNEVSGAKPVNEDDSIISIKDASAKWVSYEQEDTLKNLTVKVKRGELIAVVGQVGSGKSSLLNLILKELPASSGSIEVNGKIAYASQEPWLFAGSVRQNILFGRQMDQHRYDRVIRVCQLKRDFTLFPYGDKTIVGERGISLSGGQRARINLARAVYAEADAYLLDDPLSAVDAHVGKHMFEECIEKYLRGKTRIVVTHQLQYLRNVDRIIVLKDGDIEAEGNYDELAAMGIDFGRLMEKQPLDEEEKRTASGPPSRSTSRNASISSLSSLKSSIGEKDDPVEVAETRSKGRVSGKVYSGYFRAAGNWCVIIVVALLCVMAQGLASGSDFFISQWVNMEEKYVTETPNGIVENWEGPISREVCMYLYSGLIVCTIVITLTRSFSFFSACMKASTKLHDRMFRCISRATMRFFNTNPSGRVLNRFSKDMGAIDEVLPMALIDCVQIGLSLLGIITVVGIANPWLMIPTVIIGVIFYYIRVFYLATSRSVKRLEGITRSPVFGHLSATLQGLPTIRAFGAEEILTKEFDQHQDLHSSAWYVFIASSRAFAFWLDFFCVVYICLVTLSFLVMYDSAVSTQGGNVGLAITQSIGLTGMFQWGMRQSTELENQMTSVERVLEYSNVESEPPLESTPDKKPQDTWPEEGKIEFKKVALRYDPAEAPVLKNLNFVIYPQEKVGIVGRTGAGKSSLISALFRFAYLDGVIEIDGVNSIEIGLHDLRSKISIIPQEPFLFSGSLRKNLDPFDSYNDDVLWQALSEVELKEMGLDAHITEGGSNLSVGQRQLVCLARAIVRNNPILVLDEATANVDPRTDELIQKTIREKFAKCTVLTIAHRLNTVMDSDRILVMDAGTAVEFDAPYVLIQKNAGYLKGMIHETGPAMAEALKEVARYTYENRTSTAL is encoded by the exons ATTAGCACTCTATGGAATAATTTTAGCGGTACTAGAAATTTTCTTCAG GGTAATGCAGCCAATATTTCTTAGTCGACTTTTACAATACTTCAGCAATAACTCAGAGACAAAAGATAATGCATACTTGTATGCAGGTGGTGTGATATTGTGTTCGGGCGCATTAATATTTGTTATGCATCCATACATGATGGGTGTACTTCACACGGGAATGAAAATGCGTGTGGCATGCTGTACGTTAATATACAGGAAAGCGTTAAGGCTTTCAAGAACAGCTTTAGGCGAAACAACAGTAGGACAGGCAGTTAATCTACTGTCGAACGACGTTAACAGATTCGACGTAGCAATTATACATTTACATTATTTGTGGATCGGACCGTTAGAAACTTTGgttattacatattttatgtataaCGAAGTCGAAATACCTGCTCTTCTTGGAGTTTCGGTGCTCTTGATGTTTATCCCTCTCCAAG GCTATTTGGGTAAAAGGTCTTCCGTATTAAGATTGAAAACCGCTATTAGGACGGATGAAAGAGTACGATTAACAAACGAAATTATCAGCGGTATTCAAGCAATTAAAATGTACACTTGGGAGAAACCGTTTAGTGATTTAGTTGAAAGAGCAAGAAG GAGAGAAATCAGCGTTATAGGAGCCATGTCTTTAATCAGAGGTATTATTATGTCTTTTATCATGTTCACAACAAGGATGGCCCTATTCATTACGATAATAGCATATATTTTATATGGCCGAAAAATAACTGCCGAAAAAGTGTTCATGTTACAGGCGTACTATAATATTTTACGTCAAACCATGACTGTTTATTTTCCACAAG GCATAACGCAAATGGCTGAATTGATGGTTTCCATAAGACGTTTACAAAGATTTATGTTACACGAAGAAATGGAtattaaaaaagagaagaacgaAGATTACAATGAAACGTCGAAGGACGAAGAGAAGAACAAAAATGACGTAAATAGCGTAGACAATGAAGTAAGCGGTGCAAAGCCCGTGAATGAAGATGATAGCATTATATCTATAAAAGATGCTAGCGCAAAGTGGGTTTCGTACGAACAAGAGGACACACTAAAAAATCTTACCGTCAAAGTAAAACGAGGCGAATTAATAGCGGTTGTCGGTCAAGTTGGTTCTGGTAAAAGTAGCTTGCTTAATTTAATACTTAAGGAGTTACCCGCATCTTCGGGTAGTATAGAGGTGAACGGAAAAATTGCGTATGCTAGTCAAGAACCGTGGTTATTTGCTGGCTCTGTTAGACAGAACATACTCTTTGGTAGACAAATGGATCAGCATAGATACGATCGTGTGATTAGAGTGTGTCAATTAAAAAGAGACTTCACCTTGTTTCCATACGGTGATAAGACGATAGTTGGTGAAAGAGGAATTAGTTTATCGGGTGGACAACGTGCTAGGATTAACTTAGCCAGAGCAGTATATGCCGAGGCCGATGCGTACCTACTTGATGATCCGTTAAGCGCCGTAGACGCTCATGTCGGGAAACACATGTTCGAAGAATGTATCGAAAAATATTTAAGAGGAAAAACTAGAATCGTTGTTACGCATCAGCTGCAGTACTTACGAAATGTCGATAGAATAATCGTCTTAAAAGACGGTGATATAGAGGCTGAAGG taattaCGACGAACTTGCTGCAATGGGAATAGATTTTGGAAGACTCATGGAGAAACAACCACTCGACGAAGAGGAAAAACGAACAGCATCTGGCCCACCAAGTAGAAGTACTTCTCGAAATGCTAGCATTTCGTCTTTAAGTTCATTGAAGAGTAGTATCGGTGAGAAAGATGACCCAGTGGAA GTAGCTGAAACTCGCTCGAAGGGTAGAGTTTCTGGTAAAGTGTATTCAGGATACTTTCGAGCAGCAGGAAATTGGTGCGTCATTATTGTTGTTGCTTTGCTCTGCGTCATGGCTCAAGGATTAGCCAGTGGTAgtgattttttcatttctcaatgGGTGAATATGGAAGAAAAATAT GTAACAGAAACACCGAATGGAATCGTAGAAAATTGGGAGGGTCCCATCAGCCGCGAAGTGTGCATGTATCTATACAGTGGTTTAATCGTGTGCACGATAGTAATCACTTTAACACGTTCGTTCTCATTCTTTTCGGCGTGCATGAAAGCATCCACCAAGCTGCACGATCGAATGTTCCGATGCATCAGTCGCGCTACTATGCGTTTCTTCAATACCAACCCGTCAGGACGTGTCCTAAATAGATTCTCGAAGGATATGGGTGCTATAGACGAAGTGTTACCAATGGCGCTAATCGATTGCGTACAAATTGGCTTGTCTCTGCTCGGAATTATAACTGTGGTCGGTATAGCTAATCCATGGCTGATGATACCCACTGTGATCATTGGAGTGATCTTCTATTACATTCGAGTTTTTTATCTGGCAACCAGTCGCAGTGTGAAACGTCTCGAAGGAATTA CTCGATCGCCAGTGTTTGGGCATCTCAGCGCAACATTGCAAGGATTGCCGACTATAAGAGCCTTTGGAGCTGAAGAAATTCTGACAAAGGAGTTTGATCAACACCAAGACTTGCATTCATCGGCGTGGTACGTCTTCATAGCGTCATCCAGAGCGTTTGCATTCTGGTTGGATTTCTTCTGCGTTGTCTACATCTGCTTGGTCACTTTAAGTTTCTTAGTAATGTATGATTCTGCGGTCTCAACGCAAGGCGGTAACGTTGGCCTTGCCATAACTCAGAGTATAGGGTTGACGGGTATGTTCCAGTGGGGTATGCGACAAAGTACCGAGTTAGAAAATCAAATGACTTCCGTCGAGCGTGTTTTGGAGTACAG TAACGTGGAAAGCGAACCACCATTAGAGAGTACACCAGATAAAAAACCTCAAGATACTTGGCCGGAAGAGGGTAAAATAGAATTCAAAAAGGTCGCGTTGCGATACGATCCGGCAGAGGCTCCGGTGTTGAAGAATCTGAATTTCGTGATTTACCCTCAAGAAAAGGTTGGAATCGTTGGAAGAACTGGCGCTGGAAAATCCTCCTTAATTTCAGCGCTTTTCCGTTTTGCGTATCTCGATGGTGTTATCGAGATCGACGGTGTCAACTCTATCGAGATAGGTCTTCATGATTTGCGTTCAAAAATCAGTATAATCCCTCAGGAACCGTTCTTGTTCTCGGGCTCGTTGAGAAAGAATTTAGATCCATTCGATAGCTACAACGACGACGTACTCTGGCAAGCTTTGAGCGAGGTTGAGCTTAAAGAGATGGGCCTGGATGCTCACATAACCGAGGGTGGTTCCAATTTGAGCGTTGGACAACGTCAGCTCGTCTGTCTGGCACGTGCAATCGTCAGGAATAACCCCATCCTTGTGCTGGACGAGGCTACAGCGAACGTAGATCCACGAACCGACGAGCTGATCCAAAAGACGATTCGCGAGAAGTTTGCTAAGTGTACAGTGTTGACCATTGCTCATCGTCTCAATACCGTGATGGACAGTGATCGTATACTAGTGATGGATGCTGGTACCGCCGTG GAATTTGATGCTCCATACGTTTTGATACAAAAGAATGCAGGATACTTGAAGGGCATGATCCACGAAACTGGACCAGCAATGGCGGAAGCATTGAAAGAAGTAGCTCGTTACACTTACGAGAATCGTACATCCACTGCCctttga
- the LOC117602076 gene encoding putative multidrug resistance-associated protein lethal(2)03659 isoform X2, translated as MDGKIKVERKKNPREGANPLSILTFAFTLPTFWVGCRKDLEINDLYRPLKEHTSSHVGKKISKLWEKEYSAYEKQKLLNEEKANSDNKYDVKKLKEPSLVKVLLKCFGGQLALYGIILAVLEIFFRPLQPLFLYLLIHSYRQMKVPHTPVHTVLSSSLHNLSNSQVHESEDAAELVMQPIFLSRLLQYFSNNSETKDNAYLYAGGVILCSGALIFVMHPYMMGVLHTGMKMRVACCTLIYRKALRLSRTALGETTVGQAVNLLSNDVNRFDVAIIHLHYLWIGPLETLVITYFMYNEVEIPALLGVSVLLMFIPLQGYLGKRSSVLRLKTAIRTDERVRLTNEIISGIQAIKMYTWEKPFSDLVERARRREISVIGAMSLIRGIIMSFIMFTTRMALFITIIAYILYGRKITAEKVFMLQAYYNILRQTMTVYFPQGITQMAELMVSIRRLQRFMLHEEMDIKKEKNEDYNETSKDEEKNKNDVNSVDNEVSGAKPVNEDDSIISIKDASAKWVSYEQEDTLKNLTVKVKRGELIAVVGQVGSGKSSLLNLILKELPASSGSIEVNGKIAYASQEPWLFAGSVRQNILFGRQMDQHRYDRVIRVCQLKRDFTLFPYGDKTIVGERGISLSGGQRARINLARAVYAEADAYLLDDPLSAVDAHVGKHMFEECIEKYLRGKTRIVVTHQLQYLRNVDRIIVLKDGDIEAEGNYDELAAMGIDFGRLMEKQPLDEEEKRTASGPPSRSTSRNASISSLSSLKSSIGEKDDPVEVAETRSKGRVSGKVYSGYFRAAGNWCVIIVVALLCVMAQGLASGSDFFISQWVNMEEKYVTETPNGIVENWEGPISREVCMYLYSGLIVCTIVITLTRSFSFFSACMKASTKLHDRMFRCISRATMRFFNTNPSGRVLNRFSKDMGAIDEVLPMALIDCVQIGLSLLGIITVVGIANPWLMIPTVIIGVIFYYIRVFYLATSRSVKRLEGITRSPVFGHLSATLQGLPTIRAFGAEEILTKEFDQHQDLHSSAWYVFIASSRAFAFWLDFFCVVYICLVTLSFLVMYDSAVSTQGGNVGLAITQSIGLTGMFQWGMRQSTELENQMTSVERVLEYSNVESEPPLESTPDKKPQDTWPEEGKIEFKKVALRYDPAEAPVLKNLNFVIYPQEKVGIVGRTGAGKSSLISALFRFAYLDGVIEIDGVNSIEIGLHDLRSKISIIPQEPFLFSGSLRKNLDPFDSYNDDVLWQALSEVELKEMGLDAHITEGGSNLSVGQRQLVCLARAIVRNNPILVLDEATANVDPRTDELIQKTIREKFAKCTVLTIAHRLNTVMDSDRILVMDAGTAVEFDAPYVLIQKNAGYLKGMIHETGPAMAEALKEVARYTYENRTSTAL; from the exons ATTAGCACTCTATGGAATAATTTTAGCGGTACTAGAAATTTTCTTCAG ACCGTTACAGCCTTTGTTTCTTTAtcttctgattcattcctaccgtCAGATGAAAGTTCCACATACGCCGGTGCATACCGTATTATCATCCAGTTTACACAACTTATCCAATTCGCAAGTTCACGAAAGCGAAGATGCAGCCGAATT GGTAATGCAGCCAATATTTCTTAGTCGACTTTTACAATACTTCAGCAATAACTCAGAGACAAAAGATAATGCATACTTGTATGCAGGTGGTGTGATATTGTGTTCGGGCGCATTAATATTTGTTATGCATCCATACATGATGGGTGTACTTCACACGGGAATGAAAATGCGTGTGGCATGCTGTACGTTAATATACAGGAAAGCGTTAAGGCTTTCAAGAACAGCTTTAGGCGAAACAACAGTAGGACAGGCAGTTAATCTACTGTCGAACGACGTTAACAGATTCGACGTAGCAATTATACATTTACATTATTTGTGGATCGGACCGTTAGAAACTTTGgttattacatattttatgtataaCGAAGTCGAAATACCTGCTCTTCTTGGAGTTTCGGTGCTCTTGATGTTTATCCCTCTCCAAG GCTATTTGGGTAAAAGGTCTTCCGTATTAAGATTGAAAACCGCTATTAGGACGGATGAAAGAGTACGATTAACAAACGAAATTATCAGCGGTATTCAAGCAATTAAAATGTACACTTGGGAGAAACCGTTTAGTGATTTAGTTGAAAGAGCAAGAAG GAGAGAAATCAGCGTTATAGGAGCCATGTCTTTAATCAGAGGTATTATTATGTCTTTTATCATGTTCACAACAAGGATGGCCCTATTCATTACGATAATAGCATATATTTTATATGGCCGAAAAATAACTGCCGAAAAAGTGTTCATGTTACAGGCGTACTATAATATTTTACGTCAAACCATGACTGTTTATTTTCCACAAG GCATAACGCAAATGGCTGAATTGATGGTTTCCATAAGACGTTTACAAAGATTTATGTTACACGAAGAAATGGAtattaaaaaagagaagaacgaAGATTACAATGAAACGTCGAAGGACGAAGAGAAGAACAAAAATGACGTAAATAGCGTAGACAATGAAGTAAGCGGTGCAAAGCCCGTGAATGAAGATGATAGCATTATATCTATAAAAGATGCTAGCGCAAAGTGGGTTTCGTACGAACAAGAGGACACACTAAAAAATCTTACCGTCAAAGTAAAACGAGGCGAATTAATAGCGGTTGTCGGTCAAGTTGGTTCTGGTAAAAGTAGCTTGCTTAATTTAATACTTAAGGAGTTACCCGCATCTTCGGGTAGTATAGAGGTGAACGGAAAAATTGCGTATGCTAGTCAAGAACCGTGGTTATTTGCTGGCTCTGTTAGACAGAACATACTCTTTGGTAGACAAATGGATCAGCATAGATACGATCGTGTGATTAGAGTGTGTCAATTAAAAAGAGACTTCACCTTGTTTCCATACGGTGATAAGACGATAGTTGGTGAAAGAGGAATTAGTTTATCGGGTGGACAACGTGCTAGGATTAACTTAGCCAGAGCAGTATATGCCGAGGCCGATGCGTACCTACTTGATGATCCGTTAAGCGCCGTAGACGCTCATGTCGGGAAACACATGTTCGAAGAATGTATCGAAAAATATTTAAGAGGAAAAACTAGAATCGTTGTTACGCATCAGCTGCAGTACTTACGAAATGTCGATAGAATAATCGTCTTAAAAGACGGTGATATAGAGGCTGAAGG taattaCGACGAACTTGCTGCAATGGGAATAGATTTTGGAAGACTCATGGAGAAACAACCACTCGACGAAGAGGAAAAACGAACAGCATCTGGCCCACCAAGTAGAAGTACTTCTCGAAATGCTAGCATTTCGTCTTTAAGTTCATTGAAGAGTAGTATCGGTGAGAAAGATGACCCAGTGGAA GTAGCTGAAACTCGCTCGAAGGGTAGAGTTTCTGGTAAAGTGTATTCAGGATACTTTCGAGCAGCAGGAAATTGGTGCGTCATTATTGTTGTTGCTTTGCTCTGCGTCATGGCTCAAGGATTAGCCAGTGGTAgtgattttttcatttctcaatgGGTGAATATGGAAGAAAAATAT GTAACAGAAACACCGAATGGAATCGTAGAAAATTGGGAGGGTCCCATCAGCCGCGAAGTGTGCATGTATCTATACAGTGGTTTAATCGTGTGCACGATAGTAATCACTTTAACACGTTCGTTCTCATTCTTTTCGGCGTGCATGAAAGCATCCACCAAGCTGCACGATCGAATGTTCCGATGCATCAGTCGCGCTACTATGCGTTTCTTCAATACCAACCCGTCAGGACGTGTCCTAAATAGATTCTCGAAGGATATGGGTGCTATAGACGAAGTGTTACCAATGGCGCTAATCGATTGCGTACAAATTGGCTTGTCTCTGCTCGGAATTATAACTGTGGTCGGTATAGCTAATCCATGGCTGATGATACCCACTGTGATCATTGGAGTGATCTTCTATTACATTCGAGTTTTTTATCTGGCAACCAGTCGCAGTGTGAAACGTCTCGAAGGAATTA CTCGATCGCCAGTGTTTGGGCATCTCAGCGCAACATTGCAAGGATTGCCGACTATAAGAGCCTTTGGAGCTGAAGAAATTCTGACAAAGGAGTTTGATCAACACCAAGACTTGCATTCATCGGCGTGGTACGTCTTCATAGCGTCATCCAGAGCGTTTGCATTCTGGTTGGATTTCTTCTGCGTTGTCTACATCTGCTTGGTCACTTTAAGTTTCTTAGTAATGTATGATTCTGCGGTCTCAACGCAAGGCGGTAACGTTGGCCTTGCCATAACTCAGAGTATAGGGTTGACGGGTATGTTCCAGTGGGGTATGCGACAAAGTACCGAGTTAGAAAATCAAATGACTTCCGTCGAGCGTGTTTTGGAGTACAG TAACGTGGAAAGCGAACCACCATTAGAGAGTACACCAGATAAAAAACCTCAAGATACTTGGCCGGAAGAGGGTAAAATAGAATTCAAAAAGGTCGCGTTGCGATACGATCCGGCAGAGGCTCCGGTGTTGAAGAATCTGAATTTCGTGATTTACCCTCAAGAAAAGGTTGGAATCGTTGGAAGAACTGGCGCTGGAAAATCCTCCTTAATTTCAGCGCTTTTCCGTTTTGCGTATCTCGATGGTGTTATCGAGATCGACGGTGTCAACTCTATCGAGATAGGTCTTCATGATTTGCGTTCAAAAATCAGTATAATCCCTCAGGAACCGTTCTTGTTCTCGGGCTCGTTGAGAAAGAATTTAGATCCATTCGATAGCTACAACGACGACGTACTCTGGCAAGCTTTGAGCGAGGTTGAGCTTAAAGAGATGGGCCTGGATGCTCACATAACCGAGGGTGGTTCCAATTTGAGCGTTGGACAACGTCAGCTCGTCTGTCTGGCACGTGCAATCGTCAGGAATAACCCCATCCTTGTGCTGGACGAGGCTACAGCGAACGTAGATCCACGAACCGACGAGCTGATCCAAAAGACGATTCGCGAGAAGTTTGCTAAGTGTACAGTGTTGACCATTGCTCATCGTCTCAATACCGTGATGGACAGTGATCGTATACTAGTGATGGATGCTGGTACCGCCGTG GAATTTGATGCTCCATACGTTTTGATACAAAAGAATGCAGGATACTTGAAGGGCATGATCCACGAAACTGGACCAGCAATGGCGGAAGCATTGAAAGAAGTAGCTCGTTACACTTACGAGAATCGTACATCCACTGCCctttga